The Streptomyces sp. NL15-2K genome contains a region encoding:
- a CDS encoding cytochrome P450 has product MSSEQTDDGRLRPRIHFDRHAPEYRDRFEEITHDLHGRCPMAFSDTYGGHWVASGNREVATLARAADVLSNDHDVHGERRGYQGINIPAPDRGRGIRGGFLEMDPPEQRAYRDALNPYLSPAAVARWIPFVDEVTRACLDERIEQGRIDFVDDLANIVPAVLTLAMMGIPLTKWELYNEPAHAGVYTPPDSPDMKRVVEAHIAMMRDLATTLHTVRAQPRPGLVDALIRLRIDGEPAPDEELLGALGLLIGGGFDTTTALTAHALEWLSEHPDDRARLSAERGPLLDSATEEFLRYFTPAPGDGRTVAEDCALAGAELKEGDRIWLSWAMANRDPQVFPDPDRIDLARTGNRHASFGLGIHRCIGSNVARTVFKRMLLHVLDRIPDYVCDPEGTVHYDTIGVIQGMRKLPATFTPGRPLGPGLDATLDMLQRGCDEHGWAKPITERKAAAKLDGENADHD; this is encoded by the coding sequence ATGAGCAGCGAGCAGACCGACGACGGCCGGCTGCGGCCCAGGATCCACTTCGACCGCCACGCGCCCGAATACCGCGACCGGTTCGAGGAGATCACGCACGATCTGCACGGCCGGTGCCCGATGGCCTTCAGCGACACGTACGGGGGGCACTGGGTGGCCAGCGGAAACCGGGAGGTGGCGACCCTCGCCCGTGCCGCCGACGTGCTGTCCAACGACCACGACGTGCACGGCGAGCGCCGCGGCTATCAGGGCATCAACATCCCCGCACCGGACCGCGGCCGCGGCATCCGCGGCGGCTTTCTGGAGATGGACCCACCCGAGCAGCGCGCCTACCGCGACGCGCTCAACCCGTATCTGTCACCGGCCGCCGTCGCCCGCTGGATCCCGTTCGTCGACGAGGTGACCCGCGCCTGCCTCGACGAACGGATCGAGCAGGGGCGCATCGACTTCGTCGACGACCTCGCGAACATCGTGCCGGCCGTGCTCACCCTCGCGATGATGGGCATTCCGCTGACGAAGTGGGAGCTGTACAACGAGCCCGCGCACGCGGGCGTTTACACCCCGCCGGACTCGCCCGACATGAAGCGGGTGGTCGAGGCGCACATCGCGATGATGCGGGACCTCGCGACCACCCTCCACACCGTGCGGGCGCAGCCGCGCCCCGGGCTGGTCGACGCCCTGATCCGGCTGCGGATCGACGGCGAGCCGGCCCCGGACGAGGAGCTGCTCGGCGCGCTCGGGCTGCTCATCGGGGGCGGCTTCGACACCACGACCGCCCTCACCGCGCACGCCCTGGAGTGGCTGTCCGAGCACCCGGACGACCGCGCCCGGCTCAGCGCCGAGCGGGGCCCGCTGCTGGACTCCGCCACCGAGGAGTTCCTGCGCTACTTCACGCCCGCGCCCGGAGACGGCCGCACGGTGGCCGAGGACTGCGCCCTCGCGGGTGCCGAGCTGAAGGAGGGCGACCGCATCTGGCTGTCCTGGGCGATGGCCAACCGCGATCCGCAGGTCTTCCCCGACCCGGACCGCATCGACCTGGCGCGCACCGGGAACCGGCACGCCAGCTTCGGCCTGGGCATCCACCGCTGCATCGGCTCCAACGTGGCCCGCACCGTATTCAAGCGGATGCTGCTGCACGTCCTCGACCGCATCCCCGACTACGTCTGCGACCCCGAAGGCACCGTCCACTACGACACCATCGGCGTGATCCAGGGGATGCGGAAGCTCCCCGCCACGTTCACGCCGGGCCGGCCGCTCGGCCCCGGCCTCGACGCGACCCTGGACATGCTCCAGCGCGGCTGCGACGAGCACGGCTGGGCGAAGCCGATCACCGAGCGCAAGGCCGCCGCGAAGCTTGACGGAGAGAACGCCGACCATGACTGA